Proteins from a single region of Hermetia illucens chromosome 3, iHerIll2.2.curated.20191125, whole genome shotgun sequence:
- the LOC119652878 gene encoding protein numb isoform X1, with the protein MGNSSSHTHEPLERGFTRGTFGDVKNTKSASFRFSKRSPKKMDRLRRSFRDSFRRRKDRVPESSKPHQWQSDEQAVRSATCSFPVKYLGCVEVFESRGMQVCEEALKVLRNSRRRPIRGQLQVSGDGLRVFDDETKGLIVDQTIEKVSFCAPDRNHERGFSYICRDGTTRRWMCHGFLATKDSGERLSHAVGCAFAVCLERKQRRDKECGVTMTFDMKNSTFTRTGSFRQQSLTERFVNSERGSEIGGQPPSAAVQPQQKPFNPFAIERPHATPSMLERQGSFRAFSTIGSQSPFKRQLSLRINDLPSNAERQKAFLGSGLDSITTPQRVSPIPEISPQKHGDTVSQLCQELSKGLTILTQNDIDDMNFNNKMSINQNISDLSPTSPISPTNGMITSPVTPTNGITPVDRIVTPPTAQVSPRSRITTAVVALSGPVTNSVTSAVTPIVASTAIPSKTSPQRAAVPVNTTEALPNPDQWLGQVVKSTSPSPRRAPALVAHGRTKSLSSAPDRDPFDAEWVSTVTKVTAGERNTNPFISPPKPPAQSFQVEL; encoded by the exons AAATCAGCATCATTCCGTTTTAGTAAACGATCGCCCAAAAAAATGGATCGTTTACGAAGATCTTTTCGAGATTCATTTCGGAGACGAAAGGACCGTGTTCCTGAATCATCGAAACCACATCAATGGCAATCGGATGAACAAGCCGTTCGTTCGGCAACATGTTCTTTTCCTGTTAAATATTTAggctgtgttgaggtttttgaATCGCGGGGTATGCAAGTATGCGAGGAGGCACTGAAAGTATTAAGA AACTCACGTCGACGTCCGATTCGTGGACAACTCCAAGTAAGCGGTGACGGTTTACGAGTTTTCGACGACGAAACCAAGGGCCTAATTGTTGATCAGACTATCGAGAAAGTAAGTTTCTGTGCACCAGATCGGAATCATGAGCGTGGTTTCAGCTATATATGCCGTGATGGAACTACGCGTCGATGGATGTGTCATGGTTTTCTGGCGACCAAAGATTCCGGGGAGCGTCTATCACATGCTGTGGGTTGTGCATTCGCCGTATGTTTGGAGCGAAAACAACGACGCGATAAGGAATGCGGGGTTACAATGACTTTCGACATGAAAAATTCTACTTTCACTAGAACTGGATCGTTCCGTCAACAATCACTCACTGAACGTTTTGTGAATAGCGAACGTGGCTCTGAGATTGGAGGACAACCACCCTCGGCTGCTGTACAGCCTCAACAGAAGCCATTTAATCCATTCGCAATCGAGAGGCCACACGCAACACCTTCAATGCTTGAGCGTCAGGGATCATTTCGAGCATTTAGCACTATTGGTAGTCAATCCCCGTTCAAACGGCAGCTGTCCTTGCGTATCAATGATCTTCCGTCCAATGCTGAGCGGCAGAAAGCATTCCTAGGATCAGGCTTAGATTCTATTACTACTCCGCAACGTGTGTCGCCAATTCCGGAAATTTCACCTCAGAAACACGGGGACACGGTTAGCCAACTTTGCCAAGAGCTGAGCAAAGGTCTGACGATTCTAACGCAAAACGACATTGATGATATGAACTTCAATAATAAAATGAGCATTAATCAAAACATTTCCGATCTTTCTCCGACATCGCCTATTTCCCCGACCAATGGCATGATAACTTCACCTGTGACTCCAACAAATGGTATCACTCCAGTTGATCGTATTGTTACACCACCAACAGCTCAAGTTTCTCCCCGATCACGGATCACAACAGCAGTTGTGGCATTATCCGGCCCCGTAACTAATTCAGTAACTAGTGCTGTAACTCCAATAGTAGCCAGTACAGCGATTCCAAGCAAAACTTCACCACAACGTGCAGCCGTTCCAGTAAATACCACAGAAGCGCTTCCCAATCCCGATCAGTGGTTGGGTCAGGTGGTGAAAAGCACTTCCCCATCGCCTAGACGTGCACCAGCTTTGGTGGCACATGGTCGAACAAAATCACTTAGTTCCGCCCCCGATCGTGATCCATTCGATGCCGAGTGGGTTAGTACTGTGACCAAAGTTACAGCTGGGGAGAGAAACACAAATCCTTTTATATCTCCGCCAAAACCACCGGCTCAATCGTTTCAAGTAGAActgtaa
- the LOC119652878 gene encoding protein numb isoform X2, producing MDRLRRSFRDSFRRRKDRVPESSKPHQWQSDEQAVRSATCSFPVKYLGCVEVFESRGMQVCEEALKVLRNSRRRPIRGQLQVSGDGLRVFDDETKGLIVDQTIEKVSFCAPDRNHERGFSYICRDGTTRRWMCHGFLATKDSGERLSHAVGCAFAVCLERKQRRDKECGVTMTFDMKNSTFTRTGSFRQQSLTERFVNSERGSEIGGQPPSAAVQPQQKPFNPFAIERPHATPSMLERQGSFRAFSTIGSQSPFKRQLSLRINDLPSNAERQKAFLGSGLDSITTPQRVSPIPEISPQKHGDTVSQLCQELSKGLTILTQNDIDDMNFNNKMSINQNISDLSPTSPISPTNGMITSPVTPTNGITPVDRIVTPPTAQVSPRSRITTAVVALSGPVTNSVTSAVTPIVASTAIPSKTSPQRAAVPVNTTEALPNPDQWLGQVVKSTSPSPRRAPALVAHGRTKSLSSAPDRDPFDAEWVSTVTKVTAGERNTNPFISPPKPPAQSFQVEL from the exons ATGGATCGTTTACGAAGATCTTTTCGAGATTCATTTCGGAGACGAAAGGACCGTGTTCCTGAATCATCGAAACCACATCAATGGCAATCGGATGAACAAGCCGTTCGTTCGGCAACATGTTCTTTTCCTGTTAAATATTTAggctgtgttgaggtttttgaATCGCGGGGTATGCAAGTATGCGAGGAGGCACTGAAAGTATTAAGA AACTCACGTCGACGTCCGATTCGTGGACAACTCCAAGTAAGCGGTGACGGTTTACGAGTTTTCGACGACGAAACCAAGGGCCTAATTGTTGATCAGACTATCGAGAAAGTAAGTTTCTGTGCACCAGATCGGAATCATGAGCGTGGTTTCAGCTATATATGCCGTGATGGAACTACGCGTCGATGGATGTGTCATGGTTTTCTGGCGACCAAAGATTCCGGGGAGCGTCTATCACATGCTGTGGGTTGTGCATTCGCCGTATGTTTGGAGCGAAAACAACGACGCGATAAGGAATGCGGGGTTACAATGACTTTCGACATGAAAAATTCTACTTTCACTAGAACTGGATCGTTCCGTCAACAATCACTCACTGAACGTTTTGTGAATAGCGAACGTGGCTCTGAGATTGGAGGACAACCACCCTCGGCTGCTGTACAGCCTCAACAGAAGCCATTTAATCCATTCGCAATCGAGAGGCCACACGCAACACCTTCAATGCTTGAGCGTCAGGGATCATTTCGAGCATTTAGCACTATTGGTAGTCAATCCCCGTTCAAACGGCAGCTGTCCTTGCGTATCAATGATCTTCCGTCCAATGCTGAGCGGCAGAAAGCATTCCTAGGATCAGGCTTAGATTCTATTACTACTCCGCAACGTGTGTCGCCAATTCCGGAAATTTCACCTCAGAAACACGGGGACACGGTTAGCCAACTTTGCCAAGAGCTGAGCAAAGGTCTGACGATTCTAACGCAAAACGACATTGATGATATGAACTTCAATAATAAAATGAGCATTAATCAAAACATTTCCGATCTTTCTCCGACATCGCCTATTTCCCCGACCAATGGCATGATAACTTCACCTGTGACTCCAACAAATGGTATCACTCCAGTTGATCGTATTGTTACACCACCAACAGCTCAAGTTTCTCCCCGATCACGGATCACAACAGCAGTTGTGGCATTATCCGGCCCCGTAACTAATTCAGTAACTAGTGCTGTAACTCCAATAGTAGCCAGTACAGCGATTCCAAGCAAAACTTCACCACAACGTGCAGCCGTTCCAGTAAATACCACAGAAGCGCTTCCCAATCCCGATCAGTGGTTGGGTCAGGTGGTGAAAAGCACTTCCCCATCGCCTAGACGTGCACCAGCTTTGGTGGCACATGGTCGAACAAAATCACTTAGTTCCGCCCCCGATCGTGATCCATTCGATGCCGAGTGGGTTAGTACTGTGACCAAAGTTACAGCTGGGGAGAGAAACACAAATCCTTTTATATCTCCGCCAAAACCACCGGCTCAATCGTTTCAAGTAGAActgtaa